A section of the Papio anubis isolate 15944 chromosome 16, Panubis1.0, whole genome shotgun sequence genome encodes:
- the ZNF280B gene encoding zinc finger protein 280B, whose protein sequence is MEQSCEEEKEPEPQKNIKETKQVDDEDAELIFVGVEHVNEDAELIFVGVTSNSKPVVSNILNRVTPGSWSRRKKYGHLRKDTADKLQPTSRETLTSEAVTDLPASQLESRSTDSPIIIEPLSKPDYKNSSPQVVPNNSSELPSPLITFTGSLHQPVSAALSVGGINESPHISKRLSTFEVNSINPKRAKLRDGIMEGYSSASSPSDTFHTMNTQQSTPSNNVHTSLSHVQNGAPFPAAFPKDNIHFKPINTNLDRENELTKTDILSLTSQNKTFDPKKENPIVLLSDFYYGQHKGDGQPEQKTHTTFKCLSCVKVLKNVKFMNHVKHHLEFEKQKNDSWENHTTCQHCHRQFPTPFQLQCHIENVHTAQEPSAVCKICELSFETDQVLLQHMKDHHKPGEMPYVCQVCHYRSSVFADVETHFRTCHENTKNLLCPFCLKIFKTATPYMCHYRGHWGKSTHQCSKCRLQFLTFKEKMEHKTQCHQMFKKPKQLEGLPPETKVTIQVSLEPLQPGSVEVASITVSTSDSEPSLPRSKSKISKKSH, encoded by the coding sequence atggAACAATCatgtgaggaagagaaagagcctGAACCACAGAAGAAcataaaagaaaccaaacaagtAGATGATGAAGACGCTGAGCTCATCTTTGTTGGTGTGGAACATGTAAATGAAGATGCTGAGCTAATCTTTGTTGGGGTGACTTCAAATTCAAAACCAGTCGTTTCAAACATTTTGAACAGAGTCACCCCGGGTTCATGGTCAAGGAGAAAAAAGTATGGTCACCTTAGAAAAGATACTGCTGACAAATTGCAGCCTACAAGTCGTGAGACCCTTACATCAGAAGCAGTGACCGACCTGCCAGCTTCCCAACTTGAATCGAGATCAACAGATAGTCCTATTATTATTGAGCCTTTGTCTAAACCTGATTATAAAAATAGTTCACCACAAGTTGTGCCTAATAACTCTTCAGAATTACCTTCTCCTTTGATTACATTCACAGGTTCATTGCATCAGCCAGTAAGTGCAGCACTTTCAGTAGGAGGTATAAATGAAAGTCCTCATATATCAAAGCGACTTTCCACTTTCGAAGTAAACAGCATAAATCCCAAAAGGGCTAAACTCAGGGATGGAATTATGGAAGGATATTCTTCAGCTTCGTCCCCTTCAGATACCTTTCATACAATGAATACCCAGCAAAGTACACCCTCAAACAATGTTCATACCTCATTAAGCCATGTTCAGAATGGAGCACCTTTTCCAGCAGCTTTTCCAAAGGACAATATCCATTTCAAGCCTATAAATACAAATCTTGATAGGGAAAATGAATTGACAAAAACAGACATTTTGAGTCTAACGAGTCAAAACAAGACCTTTGATCCCAagaaagaaaatcccattgtGTTACTTAGTGACTTTTACTATGGACAGCATAAAGGAGATGGGCAGCCAGAACAGAAGACTCACACCACCTTTAAATGCCTCAGTTGCGTGAAAGTTCTAAAAAATGTTAAGTTTATGAATCACGTGAAGCATCATTTGGAATTTGAGAAGCAAAAGAACGACAGCTGGGAAAACCACACCACCTGCCAGCACTGCCACCGGCAGTTTCCCACTCCCTTCCAGCTACAGTGTCACATTGAAAATGTCCACACTGCCCAGGAGCCCTCTGCTGTCTGTAAGATCTGTGAATTGTCATTTGAAACAGATCAGGTCCTCTTACAACACATGAAGGACCATCATAAGCCTGGCGAAATGCCCTATGTATGCCAAGTTTGCCATTACAGATCGTCAGTCTTTGCTGATGTAGAAACACATTTTAGAACGTGCcatgaaaacacaaagaatttGCTTTGTCCCTTTTGtctcaaaattttcaaaacagcAACACCATACATGTGTCATTATAGGGGCCACTGGGGAAAGAGTACACACCAGTGTTCCAAGTGCCGGCTACAGTTTTTAACTTTCAAGGAGAAAATGGAGCACAAGACCCAGTGTCATCAAATGTTTAAGAAGCCTAAGCAACTAGAAGGATTACCTCCTGAAACAAAAGTTACTATTCAAGTGTCACTAGAACCTCTTCAGCCAGGATCAGTAGAAGTAGCATCCATAACTGTGAGCACATCTGACTCCGAACCATCACTCCCCAGGTCTAaaagcaaaatttcaaaaaagtcCCATTAA